A stretch of DNA from Micromonospora sp. WMMD1155:
GAGTCGGCCGCCGCCGCCAAGTGGGGCGACGCCGGTGCCACGACCAACGATCGGTCCACGGGTTCGGCCACCGACCGCAGTGCTCGCCAGCCGGCCCCGCCGTCGCCCAGCCCCAGCCCGTCGTTGGAGCCGCTGCCGTTCGTGGCGAAGAACCTCGACCTGGACATCGAGGGTTGGTATTCCTGGAGCGTGCTGGACCGCCGGACCGGGCAGATCATCGGTTCCAAGAACATGGGCGAGACCAGCACGACCGCCTCGTTGATCAAGTCTTGGATCGTCGCCGACTACCTGCGTCGCTCGGCCGACGCCGGCCAGACGCCGAGCGACGCGAAACTCGCCGACGCGACGCGGATCATCCGGGACAGCGACAACACCCGGGCCGAACAGTTCTACAACCAGGTCGGCCGGGACGCCTCGATCAAGCGGCTGATCTCCATGTGCAAGCTGACCGACAGCAGCGTCGCCCCCGACAAGGGCTGGTCCCGGACGGCGCTGTCCCCACGCGACACGGCCCGCCTCGGCAACTGCATCGCCACCGGCACCGCCGCCGGGCCGAAGTGGACCAAGTGGCTGCTCAACGAGATGAAGCTGGTGCGCGGCGCTGGTGACTTCGGCATCCGGAAGGCCTTCCCGGCCGCCGAGCAGAAGCAGATCGCCATCAAGAACGGGTGGATCGACCGGACGAAGGAGCAGGAGATGCACATCAACTGCCTGGCGATCGGGGACACCTGGACGATGGGCGTGATGGTCAGGTACCCGATCAACATGGGCTACGACTACGGCATGAAGAACTGCGAGAAGATCACCGAAGCGTTGCTGCGCCCCGGCGTCTGAGCCGCGCTCCCGGCTCGTCGCTCAGCCGGCGAAGAACTCCGGGCCGCCGTCCGGCAGCGCCGGGGCCTCGCCGATCGCGGTGGCCCGCCGGGCCCACTCGCGTAGCCCCTTGATCTGGCGGTCGCCGAGGGAGAAGTCCAAAGTCCGGAAGTACGTGGCGAGCGTCGCCGCGTCGAACGTCTCCCAGCGCGCCGCCGCCTCGGCGACCTGGTCCAACTCGGCCAGGCAGAGGTCCCGCGAGCGCAGGAACGCCTCGTGCACCTCCTTGACCATGCCCGGGTGCGCGGCGGCGAAGTCGCGGCGGACCGCCCAGACCGCGAAGACCATCGGCAGCCCGGTCCACTCTCGCCACGCCTGCCCGAGGTCGGTGACGGTGAGACCCCGCTGCGGCGCCTCGTAGTACGCCCGGAGAGCCACGTCCCCGATCAGCACCGCGGCGTCGGCCTCCAGCAGCATCTGAGTCAGGTCCGGCGGGCAGCGGAAGTAGTCGGGTCGGACACCGTACTGCTCGGCGAGCAGCAGCTGGGCGGTCATCACCCCGGTCCGTGAGGTCGAGCCGAGCGCCACCCGAGCCCCGTCCAACTCGCCGAGCGGTCGAGTGGAGACCATGTTGAC
This window harbors:
- a CDS encoding menaquinone biosynthesis protein, with product MAERIARPRVGHIQFLNCLPIYWGLMRSGALLDVDLHKDSPDRLSAALVAGDLDIGPITLLEYLKHADELLLLPDLAVGSDGPVLSVNMVSTRPLGELDGARVALGSTSRTGVMTAQLLLAEQYGVRPDYFRCPPDLTQMLLEADAAVLIGDVALRAYYEAPQRGLTVTDLGQAWREWTGLPMVFAVWAVRRDFAAAHPGMVKEVHEAFLRSRDLCLAELDQVAEAAARWETFDAATLATYFRTLDFSLGDRQIKGLREWARRATAIGEAPALPDGGPEFFAG